From a region of the Thermosipho melanesiensis BI429 genome:
- the cheD gene encoding chemoreceptor glutamine deamidase/glutamate methylesterase CheD: MSQKVKKIIGIGEYAIGDQNTILVTLGLGSCVGVCIRDKSKQIGGMVHVMLPESGGKEVNKPGKYADTGITVVVNELKKLGGKNFEAKIAGGAAMFNNSAMNVGQRNVEAVKKILNKLGIKIVSEDTGGNRARSIEYDVETGKLMIRKVKTGENVEVIEI; encoded by the coding sequence ATGTCACAAAAAGTTAAAAAAATCATTGGAATAGGCGAATATGCAATTGGTGATCAAAATACAATTTTAGTAACTTTAGGATTGGGTTCTTGTGTCGGAGTCTGTATTAGAGATAAATCAAAGCAAATTGGCGGAATGGTCCATGTTATGCTCCCAGAAAGTGGTGGAAAGGAAGTCAACAAGCCAGGAAAATATGCCGATACTGGAATCACTGTCGTAGTTAACGAATTAAAAAAATTAGGCGGGAAAAATTTTGAGGCGAAAATAGCAGGTGGTGCTGCTATGTTTAATAATTCTGCAATGAATGTAGGCCAAAGAAACGTAGAGGCAGTAAAAAAGATACTAAACAAACTCGGAATTAAAATTGTTTCTGAAGATACTGGAGGAAACAGAGCAAGGAGTATTGAATACGACGTAGAAACCGGTAAACTCATGATTAGAAAAGTAAAAACAGGTGAAAATGTGGAGGTAATAGAAATTTGA
- a CDS encoding flagellar brake protein, whose amino-acid sequence MPYVTKVPTPKALKIGLPGIIEITMLKELEGTYKTSISDIDFKKNLIFLSIPTYKGHFIPIPKGTRMNVKFFDRSSMYTFSTISLGVIKKDNLYMIPVPAPEYVNKTERRRFKRIPLFLFGTFKLSPKTNAEAIQFMTKDFSAGGIKIVTDAILHLDDIIYINLKLDENLQLENQKSKIIRADQKTEEGFQYGVEFLDVPTNLENKLVRFVFQKELKAKK is encoded by the coding sequence ATGCCATATGTAACAAAAGTTCCAACACCAAAAGCTTTAAAGATTGGATTACCAGGTATAATTGAAATTACAATGCTTAAAGAACTCGAAGGCACATATAAGACTTCAATATCAGATATTGACTTTAAAAAAAACCTAATCTTTCTATCTATTCCAACTTACAAAGGACATTTCATCCCAATACCTAAAGGTACAAGAATGAATGTAAAATTTTTTGATAGAAGTTCGATGTATACATTTTCTACTATATCGCTTGGAGTAATTAAAAAAGATAATCTATACATGATCCCCGTGCCAGCACCCGAATATGTAAATAAAACTGAGAGAAGAAGATTTAAAAGAATTCCATTATTTCTATTTGGAACGTTTAAATTATCCCCAAAAACTAATGCTGAAGCTATCCAGTTCATGACCAAAGACTTCAGTGCAGGAGGAATAAAAATTGTAACTGATGCAATTCTACATTTAGATGATATAATATATATAAATCTAAAATTAGACGAAAATTTACAGCTTGAAAATCAAAAATCAAAGATAATTAGAGCTGATCAGAAAACAGAAGAAGGATTTCAATATGGTGTTGAGTTTTTAGATGTACCTACAAATCTAGAAAACAAACTAGTAAGATTTGTATTTCAAAAAGAACTAAAAGCAAAGAAGTAG
- a CDS encoding TolB family protein, whose protein sequence is MKKFFLVFLFFSSSLFAFSIGVITQYSTETYDILLDASNLLNNYKDYEIYFLTDSTTASVDYYVNLYLTYDATDDIYKATYEDGEYFVSTHFSFNGYKKYSTFLKEVIYYPLEKISIYRLKTKDFKDYLQLTFYPGVDEYGDFKDGKYIFITDRLGGNRNIAYIDLSNESLNILPVWGSSEYYPKFSPDLKNIVFQGSLHGAWNVYVMPFERDYAKKIKRISTGTAYTPVWYDNENLLYIQDLEKGNLLVKYNLKTRKYEEIHTFGDMVFTPFASGTEIFYTSLNGANFGIYKYIDGENEKVEDTFYNEHDPVIYNDKLIFTSNRDGIYRIWMKDLKTSSVTCLTKDINYDVFYPVISNGLLFFSVYKDNEEPDIFVKKLDF, encoded by the coding sequence ATGAAAAAATTTTTTTTAGTTTTTTTGTTTTTTTCTTCAAGTTTATTCGCATTTTCAATTGGTGTTATTACACAATACAGTACAGAAACATACGATATTTTGCTTGATGCAAGTAATCTATTAAACAATTATAAAGACTATGAGATCTATTTTTTAACTGATTCTACCACGGCATCTGTTGACTATTACGTAAATCTTTATCTTACATATGATGCTACCGACGATATATATAAGGCAACCTATGAAGATGGAGAATATTTTGTTAGTACACATTTTTCGTTTAATGGTTATAAAAAGTATAGTACTTTTTTGAAGGAAGTCATCTATTATCCTCTTGAAAAAATTTCTATTTATAGGTTAAAAACAAAAGACTTTAAAGATTATCTTCAATTAACCTTTTATCCAGGTGTAGATGAATATGGGGATTTTAAAGATGGAAAATACATATTTATTACAGATAGATTAGGTGGAAATAGAAATATTGCTTATATAGACCTTTCAAATGAATCTTTAAACATACTTCCAGTTTGGGGAAGTAGTGAATATTACCCAAAATTTTCACCTGATTTGAAAAACATAGTATTTCAAGGGTCTTTGCATGGGGCTTGGAATGTTTATGTGATGCCGTTTGAAAGGGATTATGCGAAAAAAATAAAAAGAATTTCTACTGGTACAGCGTATACCCCTGTATGGTATGATAATGAAAACCTCTTATATATCCAAGATTTAGAAAAGGGGAATTTATTGGTAAAGTACAACTTAAAGACAAGAAAGTATGAGGAAATTCATACATTTGGGGATATGGTATTTACACCATTTGCAAGTGGTACAGAAATTTTCTATACATCTTTAAATGGTGCAAATTTTGGTATTTATAAGTATATAGATGGAGAAAATGAAAAGGTGGAAGACACTTTTTACAACGAACATGATCCTGTTATATACAACGATAAATTGATATTTACTTCTAATCGTGATGGTATATATAGGATTTGGATGAAGGATTTAAAAACTTCTAGTGTTACTTGCTTAACAAAAGATATAAATTATGACGTATTTTATCCTGTTATTTCTAATGGACTTTTGTTTTTTTCTGTTTACAAAGATAATGAGGAACCAGATATTTTTGTTAAAAAATTAGATTTTTAG
- a CDS encoding P-loop NTPase translates to MLNQARNLLNLGNIVLIGSGKGGVGKTLITVNLSIILQKLGFKVLIFDLDVGFTNSDVLLNIHPKYSLSDLIMKKCKKEDIIFKTEYGIDLMNVGSDIETIFLFSENNIKEFYINFAQIAQNYDYILIDLPPGYNENFAPFFNSANHTLVITTTQPTSLVNSYTFVKILIHKGIPANNIHLVGNLIEKYKESSENLNRFSAVLEKFTGEKIGSLTLIKKHPNVEKSVFERKPFVIDNPKIQPTFALYRIASILSKKEIAPKENLMDKILSFFKGGN, encoded by the coding sequence GGGAAAAACTCTAATCACTGTTAATCTTTCCATTATACTTCAAAAACTCGGATTTAAAGTCTTAATTTTTGATCTTGATGTGGGTTTTACAAACTCAGATGTTCTATTAAACATACACCCAAAGTACTCCCTTAGTGACCTTATAATGAAAAAATGCAAAAAGGAAGATATAATCTTTAAAACAGAATACGGTATAGATTTGATGAATGTAGGTAGTGATATAGAAACAATCTTTTTATTTAGCGAAAATAATATAAAAGAATTTTATATAAATTTCGCACAGATAGCACAAAATTATGATTACATACTTATTGACCTTCCGCCTGGATACAATGAAAACTTTGCACCATTTTTTAACAGTGCAAACCATACACTAGTCATAACTACAACGCAACCTACATCGCTAGTTAACTCATACACATTCGTTAAAATTTTAATCCATAAAGGCATACCTGCAAACAACATTCACCTTGTTGGTAATTTAATAGAAAAGTACAAAGAATCATCTGAAAATTTAAATAGATTTTCTGCTGTTTTGGAAAAATTTACCGGTGAAAAAATTGGTTCATTAACCTTAATAAAAAAACATCCAAACGTTGAAAAAAGTGTTTTTGAAAGAAAACCATTTGTAATAGATAATCCAAAAATTCAGCCAACTTTTGCACTTTATAGAATAGCTTCTATTTTAAGCAAAAAGGAAATAGCACCAAAAGAAAATTTAATGGATAAAATACTTTCTTTCTTCAAAGGAGGGAATTAA
- a CDS encoding PilZ domain-containing protein, producing MTIIEYINKNLSGIYLIAKDTENKEYQVRLIIIKKNGIVEIEADETFTIGKKLLLNIPVKEALLALIGEVADNEGKRYFLKTNEKIGIIQRRKEKRFPFFKSAKNANNSILIIDVSRSGLQMLSEKELELEKPTEILIDNDKIKIIPLWRIFEEEIYRIGCKISEDSIKKWQEIIKK from the coding sequence TTGACAATAATTGAATATATAAATAAAAATTTAAGTGGTATTTATCTTATAGCAAAAGACACTGAAAACAAAGAGTATCAAGTTCGGCTTATTATTATCAAAAAAAATGGGATTGTTGAAATAGAAGCTGATGAAACATTTACAATTGGCAAAAAATTACTTTTAAATATTCCAGTAAAAGAGGCGTTATTAGCATTAATTGGAGAAGTAGCAGATAATGAAGGCAAAAGATATTTTCTAAAAACAAACGAAAAAATAGGAATTATTCAACGAAGGAAAGAAAAAAGATTTCCTTTTTTTAAATCTGCAAAAAATGCAAACAATTCCATTTTAATAATCGATGTCTCACGTTCAGGGCTTCAAATGCTATCAGAAAAAGAATTAGAACTTGAAAAACCAACCGAAATTTTAATAGATAATGATAAGATTAAAATAATACCTCTTTGGCGAATATTTGAAGAAGAAATTTATAGAATAGGTTGTAAAATATCAGAAGATTCCATTAAAAAATGGCAAGAAATAATTAAAAAATAA
- a CDS encoding sigma-70 family RNA polymerase sigma factor, with protein sequence MIDKEKIIQEYLPYIKRIAYDLKKNLPHNIEIDDLIQEGLIGLLQAIERYNPKKGAKLRSYILTRVKGAMYDYLRKIDWMPKNLRHDVKVVEDAISKMENSGKIIDFNEISKITNLPLENVKRAYNEMVRKQFLMLDDYLTEDLEINETISSSDYTPEETAFKEIIKEELKKAINKLDEKEKIILNLRFEHELSLKEIGKILNLTESRVSQILSSIILKLKKMLGG encoded by the coding sequence TTGATAGACAAAGAAAAAATTATACAAGAATATCTACCTTATATAAAAAGAATTGCGTATGATTTAAAGAAAAATCTACCACATAATATTGAAATTGATGACTTAATACAAGAAGGTCTTATTGGATTATTACAAGCAATAGAACGTTATAACCCCAAAAAAGGAGCAAAGCTAAGATCGTATATTTTAACCAGAGTAAAAGGTGCGATGTACGACTATCTTAGAAAGATAGACTGGATGCCAAAAAACCTAAGGCACGATGTAAAAGTAGTTGAAGATGCTATCTCCAAGATGGAAAATTCGGGAAAAATAATAGATTTTAATGAAATTTCAAAAATAACTAATCTCCCACTTGAAAATGTCAAAAGAGCATATAACGAAATGGTAAGAAAGCAATTTCTAATGCTTGATGATTACCTAACAGAAGATCTAGAAATTAATGAAACAATTTCTTCTTCTGATTATACCCCAGAAGAAACGGCATTTAAAGAAATCATAAAGGAAGAATTAAAAAAGGCGATAAATAAATTGGATGAAAAGGAAAAAATAATACTAAATTTAAGATTTGAACATGAATTATCTTTAAAAGAAATTGGAAAGATATTAAACTTAACGGAATCAAGAGTTTCCCAAATTCTAAGCTCAATTATTTTAAAACTAAAAAAAATGTTGGGGGGATAA
- the cheC gene encoding CheY-P phosphatase CheC: protein MLEKLNEKQLDLLNEIGNIGTGNAATALSMMIGRKVEISVPSTKVVPISNIPFIFENPEEIVCAVKMKMQEDVEGEILLILNSITVKEITKLLTGIELQDITTLDEFSVSMLKEIGNIMCGSYVTALSGFTNFFINPEPPEIAVDMISAILAEVSLQVSKTEDYILLIETSIEIEGIDKMLTGYLLLLPDEQSLKKILEKLGMWN, encoded by the coding sequence ATGCTTGAAAAATTAAATGAAAAACAACTTGACCTTCTAAATGAAATTGGAAATATAGGTACAGGTAATGCAGCAACTGCTCTTTCAATGATGATTGGAAGAAAAGTAGAAATTTCGGTACCATCAACAAAAGTGGTACCTATTTCAAATATCCCATTTATATTTGAAAACCCTGAAGAAATTGTTTGCGCTGTAAAAATGAAAATGCAAGAAGATGTAGAAGGTGAAATATTGTTAATCTTAAACTCCATAACAGTGAAAGAAATAACAAAACTTTTAACAGGCATAGAGCTTCAAGATATAACAACCCTTGATGAATTTTCCGTTTCTATGTTGAAAGAAATAGGAAATATAATGTGTGGTTCATACGTTACCGCACTCTCAGGATTTACAAATTTCTTTATAAACCCAGAACCACCTGAGATAGCAGTCGATATGATAAGTGCAATACTTGCAGAAGTTTCTTTGCAAGTTTCTAAAACAGAAGACTACATATTACTTATTGAAACTTCTATTGAAATAGAAGGTATTGACAAAATGTTAACAGGTTACTTGCTTCTTCTTCCAGATGAACAATCTCTTAAAAAGATATTGGAAAAATTGGGGATGTGGAATTAA